tatttttaaaaatatattaaataaaaaatattttaaaatttaaataaaatttatatattaataaatctACATGTTATATCACAcctaacatataacttatagtttatattatatcacatataatataacttatagtttattaatctttcatataacctatagaattaatatgaatatgtttttatatgaatcatattcatataattaatatttgaatcatattggaATATTTCTTTCtccattaaaactttatattttaatgtatcatatacattatattaattcaatcttatataaatcatattcatataattgaaatttgaatcatattcaaatatttatttctctcattaaaactttataatgtaacatatacattatattaattatatcttatataattaattacctttaattaatttgaacaattcaaactaatccaaagtTAATCAGATTCTTATTAATCCtaattgagctaacgaggggaccttatggactaatagattgaagctttaatggtacttgaataattaattgaactttttaattaaatcaatcaactttcatttgaaggaactcttaaacaagagaactGTTGAGCGGAAACAGAACGTTCCgaacccattgtgaaagaacaacacatttacaatcaaacaagaCTAGTTATGCATCatcaagtaaattacaacatgcttttaagtttttttttaaaaaaaggaatcgagtgacatacctttgaagaactattctttgAGTATTCCCTCGTTCAACACCAGTCAAGTGTCCAAGCAAACTCGATCAAGTGCACGAATGCAACGAACAACCAATGAATAACACGAACTGTTAGATCCTCGAACAGCAAACTCGACACTACCAAGAGGATACACTCTCTCAAAGGCTATCATGTAGCTTTTCTCTACCCGATTGAATGTGATGCGAttctgaaaaataaaaacaattttcatttttatcctttagttattaaaactgataaTAACTTCCCATTTGATCGattaatagagaaaaataaccaaccacaattatctcataattgtttttgttataaataaatataataactaatttatcacactatatttataacctatagttttaatatcacatcatatgtaatatttaaaccatagtcctgtttctcctttatgacatttaatataaatcatatttatattaaatcctccaattaatgtatctaatacatcaaatcaattatatcacatataatttaattaatttaattatatcatatataattaaattcccttttgttaatttgaacatttcaaactgacccaaaaattgattctcaacatgaaaccattgagctacaaagggaccttatggacctgtagcttaaagctccaacggtatgtgaataactgactaaactctttaatcacgatatccaccatccattaattgccggtcaatccactaaagatcgacagttgcactcttcgcactatagatatatttctgtgtccatcgaatataaccaatcaacagtacgatgacccttcacaaatcgcttgtaagtacagttgggccaatttaccgttttgcccctgtagttacatctaactccttaagtaccacatattcctctaatgaacaatacatcaaaGTCCCACTATGAGTGAACTCTTTTTGGGCCATGAAAAGGttatggcgccacattgttcaagccccagaatcaacccttaagggagcaatttatttacttactcATGTttgggggaaggagtgaatttcgtcttgtgtagctgagttcctagctccccaataagacgaatcctcaaagtggtagatttgagttggcgatctggctactcacacccatgcaaatcaaagaatcgccctcataggcaggagttctcaactaactcaggattaaggtcatgttacctatggtcatcctaatgaaatgaaagtctttgtcatgaacggtgttatataacgagactaaacattttgtggtccggtcttatacaaaatcctttgtatagagtatccctGCTCGTATGTTTAATATAtcaatggtcaggatcaaaccatttgtagtactttacaacacttgtaatacttacaaagcgggccacactcgtagcgtcccaagataaggtttcccttctttatccatatactacaaaccatttaggttatcacttaaaacacgatccacttgtatgtctccacatacatgcttaagttacaacaataaccagggatcttagtttattggtttgtagttaatgcaactaaaatatctcatatttcatatacagtagtgaataaaatatctcatattattacatcacaaatgtttgccCATACACttgtttacaaactaaaggaccctacaagatttaagacatcaaccccaacactattaactgtcggtcactccactaaagaccgacagctgcactcttcacattacaaatatatttttgtgtccattgcatataaccaatcaatagtacattaacccttcacaaattgctcgtaagtacagctgggccaaaattatcgttttgcccttgtagttatctctaacttcttaagtaccatcgatccttctaatgaataattagttatagACCAACTAGAATTGAACCCCTCTCTgatcaggagagggtgtggtgccacattgttcaagtcccgaaccTTTAAGAGAGCAGTGTCTCTACTTGTCCTATAAatagggaaggagtaaattccttcttgtgttgCTGCGTTCttaactcctcaatcagatgaatctccaaaatggtatgcatattgagtcggcgaatctgaccactctcaacCATGCAGATCAAATGATCGCCTTCACAAGCAAGATTTCACAATCATTACTTAAAAAGGATTTGATGACTGAATACTTTACTGCCTGTTTTGCATCAATAGAAGTTTTACAGAAAAAGCAAAATTCGAAGCAACAATCTAGAGAATCTCTACAAAATTGCAAAACACAAGATACGTTTAACTCTCCCATTGTATTATACATATATCAAGTTATTGGTTAAAGTATCACGAAAAACTTACAAAAGaaacatttatgaaaaattttggaAGCAATACAACTACATATAATTATTTGGATGCAAGATTTTATAAAGACAACTGAGGAACCTTAAAACAAGACTTAATTACCTACAAAAGAGAAAGTTGCTATGAGAAACCCAAATGGGACTTAAACAATTTTCTCAGTAAAGATACTGGGTGAAAAACTAAGGGTTGACCACCCCACAGTCAACTAACCAAATTAAAAATCTGTAACAAAAGATAGGCAGATTAACCTTATCCAGGTGAGATAAGAAAAGAAGCTACGAAACTGATGATCAAGCTACAATGAAAAGGAGAAGCGATCACAACTTTGTTCTGAGGACGAAGAATTAAGCCAAGAAGCGACCACAACTCTGGGGATGGAGAATTACAAATTTACAGTTGATGTCATCTGAATGTCATATGTGTTTTCCCTTGTCCAAAATTTGGTATCAACACGTATACCTTTTCTTTTTAAGCATGTTGATGTCACATGAAAATCAGATTTATTTTTTCCTATCCAAAATTCGACATCAACATGtgtacttttttctttttaagcatAGAACCAACTTCCCATCAAAGAATGGGGATATGTGAACTAACTTCCCATCAAAGAATGCATGTGTGCGCGCGTATGCGTTGTGTATGTTGGTAGCTTGTTCGATCCTTTAACCCAAAAACGACCATTTTGGCTCTCAACTTGGATTGCACAATGTTTTCTTCAACATCTCATATTCTTGAACTATGAAACTACCGCTTTAAAGTTATatgatgatttaaatttttttatatccaTTCGCTTATATGAATGTACAACATAAACAGAGGAGATAGAAGAAATGGTTGAATGAAAAgagattggaaagaaaatttttatcgGCATTATTTGCATCTTTTAACGCGAGTAAAAATAGAATTTCACTTCTCAAAAtgttgaacaatttttttttaaaaagcatGTTTTTTAAGTagaaatttttagtttttagtaaTCTAACTATTTTTCAACTTTAAAAGAGGTCTAATAAAATgttcaattatatgataaattagtattataaaaaaaaaaaaaaaacaaaacaaaatgatACAATTCTTGCAGGTGAGATTTTTCTTACCATGATATATTCCATCAATCGTCACGATTTGTCATATGAAGAAAAGAACTCCACTTGTCATCGTCAGGGACGAAATACAAGGAATGGTGCTTGGTCGTTGTGGATTTAGAAGAATAAAATAACGAGGATAATATTTAAAGAGAGAAGTAAAACGAGGAttgagagagaggaagaaaatgaaatattaaaaaaatgaaaaattacattaaataacatttTGTCTAATTTTTTGGCCAATCTATCAAATAATCTTACAACATTTGGTCATATCATACTAATATTTTTCATGGTATAGATTAAATCATAACAAATTGTAAAGTACGAGGATGAAATCGTTACCTGTTAAAGTTcaatgactaaattattaccaATTAAAGATTAGAAACTAAATAGTCACTTTGATAAAAATTGAGGAACGAttgtttttttaacaattttcaaaatctctTTATTAATCATCGAaggaatattatttttttagaaaaaataaaagagcaAATTGCAAAAACTATCTTAAAGTATTATGGTAGTTGTAATTATACCCTTAAACCTTTAATAGTAACAATTATGCCCCTAAATTTCTAAAAACGTTAAAATTGAGTCATCAAACCtacaataatttttaaaattgaacctcaaacttatacaattatTACAATTTATACGGTTATGTTAATTTAAgggtttaattttaatatttagataaagGCAAAgactcaatttttaaatttaaaaattcgaGGGTATATTTGTAACTATAATAGTAAATTAAGGAGTTTTTGccatttttgcaaaaaaataaaataaaattacattgaGACGTCGGTGAGATGTTAATTCTAACAGGAACAAGGAAGCAAAGACGACGACTTTGACCTTTTACGGTGGTCCGCTTCGCATACGCATCcttctcactctctctctctctctcaagaGACTCAGAGAAGGACTTGTCCGAATTCTGAAGAACCAGATCGGACGGcgtaattcttgttttttgcttGATCCGCTTCATTATCATCTCCGCATTGTTGTCCTTAATCGCTTTTGCAGATCTTGTCGGCGAAACTCTCATTCATCTCGCCGGTACCCGTAATTCACCACCAATCATCCTCAGgtacttcaatttcttcttcttcttctcgatTCCTGTTCTCTTCTGCAATTACGTCAACTTCCGCTATTGTAGTCATGGAAATTGTGTTTTCAATTGCGAATTTTGCGCCCTCGAATGATTTGCAGATAGGAAATGGATGTCGACAGTTGGCGCTGGGGATTGGCGTTTGATCAGTGGGTAGAATTACCGGTGGCTGGTTCTCGACCGCCAGCTCGATATAAGGTAAATTCTATGATTCCATGTCGGACTGTGTTGGTATTTCTTTGCCTTTGTTACaattttgtaagtgttgtaGATTCTCGGGGCAGTCTTGATTGTGCAAGCTAATTTCGGTGATTTCATCTGTTTACAATAGCATGCTGCAGCGGTTGTTGATCAGAAACTTTACATTGTCGGTGGAAGCCGTAATGGCCGGTATCTCTCTGATGTTCAGGTATTAAACGTGGTAGTCTACTTTGGTTTTTGTTCATCTTCATTGGATTGATGGGCGTTTGTCTATAAACAGGTCTTGGACCTCAGCAATTTGTCGTGGTCCAGTGTTAAACTTCAAATGAATCCCGGTGTCGAGAATTCTGATGGCAATGGTAGCCTAGTTGAGGCTCTTCCACCCATTGCAGGGCATAGTATGGTAAGGATTCTTAGGCGTGCTTATTGGTACAGTTATTACATTCCTCATACCATACCTATGTTGATTCATGTCAATGGTCATCTGATGGACTGCTTGGTTAATTTAAATTGGCAGGTCAAATGGGATAAGAAACTCATCATACTTGGTGGAAATTTAAAAGGATCATCTGATAGAATTTTGGGTTTGTGCTCTATGACCTACCTTTATAATATTTCTTAATGTTGTGCTGCTATGAATAATGTGGTGTTTCTACACTGCAATATGTTTTTTAATTGGATTCTGGAACCGTGTTCGCTTTGTATGGTCCTTGCAGTTCATTGCATTGATCTAGAAACACACACATGGAGTGTTATGGAGACTGCTGGAAACATTCCGGTATTTTACCAAACTTTTTAATGATGTGGTGTAGATTCAATTCTGATGCTGTGTTAACATTTCAAAAACTTTTGCTTATACCCCACCCTTCAAAATGCTCTTGATCGTATTGCTTATGAAGTTGTTAATATTTCAGATTGCTCGTGCTGGACATTCAGCAACTCTTTTTGGTTCCAAGATCATAATGTTTGGTGGAGAAGACAGTAGCAGGAGGCTTCTAAACGACATCCACGTTCTTGATTTAGAGACATTAACCTGGGATGAGCTGGAGGCAAAGTAAGTATTCATTCTGCTTGTCTGGTTAAGTATTTGTCTACTTTTTGAGACCGCTTCATCATTTTCCTTGGGTTTTGATAGGCAGTCACCACCGGctccaagatttgatcatacAGCAGCAATGCATGCAGAACACTACCTCCTAGTTTTTGGTGGTTGTTCTCGTTCAGCCTTTTTTAGTGATCTTCATGTGCTGGATTTTCATACCGTGAGTATTTCCTCTTCTATTTCCTTTTGGCATTCATATGTTTTCCTCATTGAATTGATTGTGTGTATGACTCGACCCATTGTTCCCTTGGCTTGTCTGTCAATTTGTTTAcataaagaaaaagataagaaTATCTGTCAATATTGATACTATGAGTTTTTATTGTAACACCTTTGCATACCAAGTATTATACTTGTAAAGTGCAATGTCCTATATAGAAATCATGTTAGTCAATACTAGTCTTGATATGTTTATAATCTGGAACTACTGTGGTTGGTGCTTTACTTTTGGCAGGAATAATGATTGAACTGAAGTTTTGTAGTTGTTGTGGTATTATCTGTTTAATGAGTGATTATGATTCTTCTGGAATAGAAGAACATGAGGTCTCTTGAGCCACAGATTTTAACTCAGTGTCATAGAAGTTAGGGTCATTTCCAAATATATCTGTACCACCCAACTGACTTTCCAAGATATTTATCATGACGAGTCAACTGTAATAAAGAAACCATACTCTTAGCTTTGCCTCGAAGTTCATGGTTGGAATGCTAGAGCATCAACTATTTCAGCACAAGGTTGCTTCATTACTGGAAAATTGAAAGCTGGCGCTCAAGATCCAGCACAAGGTTGTAGCCTTCCTTTGCTTAACATTTTTGGTCAAGCTATCCAATTCTCCTTTTGTTGGTGGCATGGAACTTTATGGTTTTAAACCACTTGTAATCGTCCATGGCCAGAATCTACTGTCACTATCTGCTTATTTATAAGTGACTTTGAATCTCTCCTGGCTATCCCTCACTGCCTTCAGTATTTGATCTTATCATATGTTAGAAACTACAACCCAGACCTCTGCTAGAAGTATTGCATAGTGTCGCCCTCCTCTCACTTGTTTGTTATAGAACTTACCTTTGATAGGTCCTTGGGCTATTCTTTGTCTCATTTTGCCCAGGTAGACTGTAGAGCTCCACTAATGGTGTTTATTTTTAATGGTTCAGAGGTTGTAATTATAATGATTCTGTTCCCCTTTAACCATTCGAagtaaatttctatttttctcaTAATAGacctaaaaagtatattttccCGTGGAAGGAAAATGAGTTGGGGTCGAAGTAGGAATGCTGATGAGCAATAAATAATAAGCATTATAATTTTATGCATGCTGCAGATGGAGTGGTCCCAGCCACAATTACAGGGTGATTTGGTGACTCCTAGGGCAGGTCATGCTGGTATAACCATTGATGAGAACTGGTATATAGTCGGTGGTGGTGATAATAAAAATGGTATTTGGAGTttcttaaattattatataagctttaacaaattaatttactaaaaGATTATTATGAATTTGTGGACATTCCTTTACAGGTTGCCCAGAGACAATTGTGCTAAATATGTCCAAGCTTTCTTGGTTAGCTTTGACAAGCGTAAAGCAAAGAGAACCCCTTGCTAGCGAGGTGATTGCAGAGTACATTCCTGCCTAGACTATTTCatatggatttttccattttatcaTGATCATACGTTGAACTTTATCTGATGGTTGCAAATACTTGATACTAGTTTTGATGATAACATCTTGAAATCACTTTGATTGGACATGGTGTGTAATGTGCAACTGTTCTCgtcctttttcttctctttcgtTGCAGCACCCTTTGTGTTTGTTGTATGCCTTTAATTTACTGGTAAACATGAAATATATTTGACTTATTTTTATTCCCTAGACAT
This genomic window from Benincasa hispida cultivar B227 chromosome 4, ASM972705v1, whole genome shotgun sequence contains:
- the LOC120076679 gene encoding acyl-CoA-binding domain-containing protein 4 isoform X1; the encoded protein is MDVDSWRWGLAFDQWVELPVAGSRPPARYKHAAAVVDQKLYIVGGSRNGRYLSDVQVLDLSNLSWSSVKLQMNPGVENSDGNGSLVEALPPIAGHSMVKWDKKLIILGGNLKGSSDRILVHCIDLETHTWSVMETAGNIPIARAGHSATLFGSKIIMFGGEDSSRRLLNDIHVLDLETLTWDELEAKQSPPAPRFDHTAAMHAEHYLLVFGGCSRSAFFSDLHVLDFHTMEWSQPQLQGDLVTPRAGHAGITIDENWYIVGGGDNKNGCPETIVLNMSKLSWLALTSVKQREPLASEGISISSATIDQEKYLVAFGGYNGKYNNEVFVMRPKPRDSLRPKIFQSPAAAAAAASVTAAYALAKTEKLDFSIIEDGVSNGRQEKHSQPNGAIELEAIREEKTKLELTLSEVQGENSKLKQEIDEVNSTHAELSKELQSVQGQLIAERSRCFKLEAQIAELQKMLESMQSIENEIQLLREQKSALEKHMEAASSVQRQGSGGVWRWIAGGNSS
- the LOC120076679 gene encoding acyl-CoA-binding domain-containing protein 4 isoform X2 codes for the protein MNPGVENSDGNGSLVEALPPIAGHSMVKWDKKLIILGGNLKGSSDRILVHCIDLETHTWSVMETAGNIPIARAGHSATLFGSKIIMFGGEDSSRRLLNDIHVLDLETLTWDELEAKQSPPAPRFDHTAAMHAEHYLLVFGGCSRSAFFSDLHVLDFHTMEWSQPQLQGDLVTPRAGHAGITIDENWYIVGGGDNKNGCPETIVLNMSKLSWLALTSVKQREPLASEGISISSATIDQEKYLVAFGGYNGKYNNEVFVMRPKPRDSLRPKIFQSPAAAAAAASVTAAYALAKTEKLDFSIIEDGVSNGRQEKHSQPNGAIELEAIREEKTKLELTLSEVQGENSKLKQEIDEVNSTHAELSKELQSVQGQLIAERSRCFKLEAQIAELQKMLESMQSIENEIQLLREQKSALEKHMEAASSVQRQGSGGVWRWIAGGNSS